One window of Trifolium pratense cultivar HEN17-A07 linkage group LG5, ARS_RC_1.1, whole genome shotgun sequence genomic DNA carries:
- the LOC123887214 gene encoding GDSL esterase/lipase At4g28780-like yields MKSFYANKCSIIVNKYPWVFFFLLYFVAMLDVFVAHAIKVPPTLYIFGDSTFDVGTNNFLNSKRKANSPYYGIDFHNSFPTGRFSNGLNIADQIARQFGYKKSPPSFLDLETLEYSFKVNIMVGVNFASGGSGILRYTGYKQWGEVIFLEKQVDQFALVRENITNTLGAEKAASFVSKALFLISIGINDLLDYERSESGVYHLGKEENLAVLQLNYYTYVRKLYELGARKFGILSIPPIGCYPAVTSTNEGNCVKPLNDFSVAFYKAIQTLLEKLSLELEGFEYSLGNTYAMFTTMLKDPLVFGLNDTKSACCGIGKLNGEGPCLKTLKQNRCGIGIFDEDDPILKSLNKNIFSGIKKFYREDPCKKPLNISLCVNRDNHLFWDWLHITEKASKLIAKMVFEGGVEFVFPKNLSQLVS; encoded by the exons ATGAAATCATTTTATGCCAATAAATGTTCtattattgtaaataaataTCCTTGggtatttttctttcttctctattTTGTAGCCATGCTTGATGTGTTTGTAGCTCATGCGATTAAGGTTCCACCAACATTATACATATTTGGAGACTCAACATTTGATGTTGGAACAAACAATTTCCTCAACTCTAAAAGAAAGGCAAACAGCCCCTATTATGGGATTGATTTCCATAATTCATTTCCCACTGGAAGGTTTAGCAATGGTCTAAACATTGCTGACCAAATTG CTAGGCAATTTGGTTATAAGAAAAGTCCACCTTCATTTTTGGATTTGGAGACACTTGAATACAGTTTCAAGGTGAACATTATGGTTGGTGTGAATTTTGCATCAGGGGGATCTGGAATTCTTAGATATACAGGATACAAACAATGG GGTGAAGTGATTTTCCTTGAAAAGCAAGTGGACCAATTCGCGTTAGTCCGCGAAAATATCACTAACACATTGGGGGCAGAAAAAGCTGCTAGTTTTGTTTCTAAGGCTTTGTTTCTCATTAGCATTGGTATCAACGACCTCTTAGATTATGAACGCAGTGAAAGTGGTGTTTATCATTTGGGCAAGGAAGAAAATTTGGCTGTTTTACAGCTAAACTATTACACTTATGTAAGG AAACTATATGAATTAGGAGCTAGGAAATTTGGCATCTTAAGCATTCCACCCATAGGGTGTTATCCTGCTGTAACTTCTACCAATGAAGGGAATTGTGTGAAACCACTTAATGATTTCTCTGTTGCATTCTACAAAGCAATTCAGACTCTTCTGGAAAAGTTAAGCTTGGAATTGGAAGGATTTGAGTATTCTCTTGGCAACACTTATGCGATGTTCACAACCATGCTAAAAGATCCATTGGTATTCG GGTTGAATGATACGAAGTCAGCATGTTGTGGAATCGGGAAGTTGAATGGAGAAGGTCCATGTTTGAAAACCTTGAAACAAAATCGTTGCGGAATTGGAATTTTCGATGAAGATGATCCAATCTTGAAAtccttaaataaaaatattttttcggGTATAAAAAAGTTCTATAGAGAAGATCCTTGTAAGAAACCCTTGAACATCAGTCTTTGTGTGAATCgtgataatcacttattttggGATTGGTTACATATCACTGAGAAAGCTTCAAAGTTGATAGCTAAAATGGTGTTTGAAGGAGGGGTTGAGTTTGTATTTCCAAAGAATTTGAGTCAATTAGTTTCTTGA
- the LOC123884221 gene encoding conserved oligomeric Golgi complex subunit 8-like, translating to MEWEGAVSGSSDMEEIPIPLPLASESQQPYVSELLSFTLDRLHKEPELLRVDAERIRRQMQEVAVGNYRSFIAAADALLAIRHEVSSIDNHLESMINEIPKLTSGCTEFIESAEQILEKRKMNQTMLANHSTLLDLLEIPQLMDTCVRNGNYDEALDLEAFVGKLSTMHPKLPIIQALAAEVRLTTQSLLSQLLQKLRSNIQLPECLRIIGYLRRIGVFSEYGMRLLFLRCREAWLNGILEDLDQANPYEYLKGMINCHRLHLFDVVNQYRAIFADDTSGSEENYDGGLLFSWAMHQITSHLQTLKVMLPKITEGGSLSNILDQCMYCAIGLGWVGLDFRGLLPPLFEEAVLNLFSKNMSTAVENFQLVLDSHRWVPLPAVGFRSNTAEESKEDVTPPSYLMEHPPLAVFINGVSAALNELRPCAPLSLKHVLAQELIKGLQAVSDSLLLYNTTRVLRANESGLFLSLCRAFIEVAYPHCATCFGRCYTGGSAIVMDAKNVYDGIGRLVEASAARELPKPVNNGEASSIAENGEVPKMDNGETPDAKESEAINTESEAIKTESESINNESEAINTDEANKSSTSQTSQEDTNLEKTDE from the exons ATGGAGTGGGAAGGTGCAGTTTCAGGATCATCGGATATGGAGGAAATTCCCATTCCTCTTCCTTTAGCATCTGAATCTCAACAACCTTATGTCTCTGAACTTCTCTCCTTCACTCTCGATCGTCTTCACAAGGAACCTGAACTTCTTCGCGTCGATGCCGAACGGATCCGTCGCCAAATGCAAGAGGTTGCAGTTGGTAATTATCGTTCCTTCATTGCCGCTGCTGATGCTTTGCTTGCTATTCGCCATGAAGTTTCTTCTATTGATAATCATCTTGAATCTATg ATAAATGAAATCCCAAAACTGACATCTGGATGCACTGAGTTCATAGAATCCGCAGAACAGATTTTAGAGAAGAGGAAGATGAACCAAACAATGCTAGCCAATCACAGTACTTTGCTTGACTTGCTAGAAATTCCTCAACTTATGGACAC GTGTGTAAGGAATGGAAATTATGACGAAGCCCTAGATTTGGAAGCATTTGTTGGTAAACTTTCAACCATGCATCCAAA GTTACCCATTATTCAAGCATTGGCTGCAGAAGTTAGACTGACTACCCAATCACTTCTTTCTCAACTTCTTCAGAAACTCCGCTCAAATATTCAG TTGCCTGAATGCCTGCGCATTATTGGATATTTACGGAGAATAGGAGTATTTAGTGAGTATGGAATGCGTTTGCTG TTCTTAAGATGTCGAGAAGCATGGCTTAATGGTATTCTTGAGGATCTGGACCAGGCAAATCCGTATGAGTACTTAAAAGGAATGATCAACTGTCACAGACTGCATCTTTTTGATGTTGTGAATCAATATCGTGCAATATTTGCTGATGATACATCAGGAAGTGAGGAAAACTATGATGGCGGCCTACTTTTTAGTTGGGCAATGCACCAAATTACTTCACACCTGCAAACTCTGAAAGTTATGCTTCCAAAGATAACTGAAGGTGGATCACTGTCAAATATTTTGGATCAGTGCATG TACTGTGCCATCGGACTTGGTTGGGTTGGATTGGATTTTCGAGGCTTGCTCCCACCACTTTTTGAAGA GGCAGTTCTCAACTTATTCTCTAAAAATATGAGTACTGCAGTAGAGAATTTTCAG TTGGTCTTGGATTCACATCGGTGGGTTCCCCTGCCCGCAGTCGGCTTTCGTTCAAATACTGCTGAAGAAAGTAAGGAAGATGTAACTCCTCCCTCTTATTTGATGGAGCATCCACCTCTTGCCGTTTTTATAAATG GTGTATCAGCAGCATTGAATGAGCTACGTCCGTGTGCCCCGTTAAGTTTAAAACATGTCCTTGCCCAAGAATTGATAAAGGGATTACAGGCTGTTTCTGATTCATTATTGCTGTACAACACAACACGGGTTCTTAGGGCTAATGAATCAGGACTTTTCCTCTCACTTTGCCGGGCATTTATTGAG GTTGCTTATCCTCACTGTGCTACATGTTTTGGGCGTTGCTATACCGGTGGATCAGCTATTGTCATGGATGCAAAGAACGTTTATGATGGAATTGGCCGTCTAGTAGAGGCTTCCGCCGCAAGAGAACTCCCAAAACCAGTAAATAATGGAGAAGCCAGCAGCATAGCTGAGAACGGCGAAGTACCAAAAATGGATAATGGAGAAACACCTGATGCCAAAGAATCTGAAGCCATCAATACTGAATCTGAAGCGATCAAGACTGAATCTGAATCCATCAATAATGAATCTGAAGCCATCAATACTGACGAAGCGAACAAAAGCTCTACTTCTCAGACAAGTCAGGAAGACACTAATCTTGAAAAGACCGATGAATAA